In Rhodothermus marinus DSM 4252, a single genomic region encodes these proteins:
- a CDS encoding polysaccharide biosynthesis C-terminal domain-containing protein: MPAGRLRQLASETAIYGLSSILARLLNFLLFPFYSHVFAPNAYGVISIVYTAFLFFNIVYQYGMESAYLRFAVEADEDGRRRVFSTAVGSLLGTSLVLSALIVLFPAPVAALIDLEARYRWLLYYMAVILVLDTLAVVPFAELRLRNRAWRFALIRLAGVAVNIGLNVLLLVGLHLGVAGVFMANAAASATTLLLLTPEFLRLWRPMFDAGLWRRLLRFGLPFLPGGLGYAITDRINLLFLKRMTPEQVRRLYADRFDLEALAREAERAARAVLERAGGALTPEVQQRMAEAAQAVYGNHVVGVYNGVLKLAIFLMLVVQMFRFAWQPFFLQHARDPDAPQLFARVFSLLTAVSLLVLLSVSFFAAEIVRLPLPGGYALINPRYWTGLFIVPVALLGYVFQGWYYVFSVGAYLRHRTALFIPATLAGAAVALLFNALLVPRLGMLGAAWATTLAYVTMALVLWRLTRPHYAVPYRWGQVLALGAWSALLFGAWHTWPALQRPLFELLLLVGWAAALPVLRVVTPAELRTLLQRRSPSA, encoded by the coding sequence ATGCCTGCGGGACGCCTGCGCCAGCTCGCCTCCGAAACGGCCATCTACGGGCTGTCGTCCATCCTGGCCCGGCTGCTCAACTTTCTTCTTTTTCCGTTCTACTCGCACGTCTTTGCCCCCAACGCCTACGGGGTCATCTCCATCGTCTATACGGCCTTTCTGTTTTTCAACATCGTCTACCAGTACGGCATGGAATCGGCCTACCTGCGCTTTGCCGTGGAGGCCGACGAAGACGGACGACGCCGCGTCTTCAGCACGGCCGTCGGTTCGCTGCTGGGCACCTCGCTGGTGCTCTCTGCGCTGATCGTACTGTTCCCTGCGCCCGTGGCCGCCCTGATCGATCTGGAGGCCCGCTACCGATGGCTGCTCTACTACATGGCCGTCATTCTGGTGCTCGACACGCTGGCCGTCGTGCCGTTTGCCGAGCTGCGGCTGCGCAACCGCGCCTGGCGCTTTGCGCTGATCCGGCTGGCCGGCGTGGCGGTCAACATCGGCCTGAACGTGCTGCTGCTGGTGGGCCTGCACCTGGGCGTGGCGGGCGTCTTCATGGCGAACGCCGCGGCGTCGGCCACCACCCTGCTGCTGCTGACGCCGGAGTTCCTGCGGCTCTGGCGTCCGATGTTCGATGCCGGGCTCTGGCGTCGACTGCTGCGCTTCGGGTTGCCCTTTCTGCCCGGCGGGCTGGGCTATGCCATCACGGATCGCATCAACCTGCTGTTTCTGAAGCGCATGACGCCGGAGCAGGTGCGCCGGCTCTATGCCGATCGGTTCGATCTGGAGGCGCTCGCCCGCGAGGCCGAACGGGCGGCCCGCGCCGTGCTGGAACGCGCCGGTGGCGCGTTGACGCCCGAGGTGCAGCAGCGCATGGCCGAGGCCGCTCAGGCCGTCTACGGCAACCACGTGGTGGGCGTCTACAACGGCGTGCTCAAGCTGGCCATCTTCCTGATGCTGGTAGTGCAGATGTTCCGGTTTGCCTGGCAACCGTTCTTCCTGCAGCACGCCCGCGATCCGGACGCCCCGCAGCTCTTCGCCCGCGTCTTCTCGCTGCTGACGGCCGTCAGTCTGCTGGTGCTGCTGAGCGTCTCGTTTTTTGCCGCGGAGATCGTCCGTCTGCCGCTGCCCGGCGGCTACGCGCTGATCAACCCGCGCTACTGGACGGGGCTGTTCATCGTGCCGGTGGCGCTGCTGGGCTATGTATTTCAGGGCTGGTACTACGTGTTCTCGGTAGGCGCCTATCTCCGGCACCGCACAGCGCTGTTCATTCCGGCCACGCTGGCCGGGGCGGCCGTGGCGCTGCTGTTCAACGCGCTGCTGGTGCCCCGGCTGGGCATGCTGGGGGCCGCCTGGGCCACCACGCTGGCCTATGTCACCATGGCACTTGTGCTCTGGAGGCTGACCCGCCCGCACTACGCGGTACCCTACCGATGGGGTCAGGTGCTGGCGCTGGGCGCCTGGAGCGCGCTCCTCTTCGGCGCCTGGCATACATGGCCGGCGCTGCAGCGGCCTCTTTTCGAGCTGCTCCTGCTCGTCGGATGGGCGGCCGCCCTGCCCGTGCTCCGGGTGGTCACACCTGCAGAATTGCGCACGCTACTCCAACGCCGCTCGCCCTCAGCGTAG